TATGTCACCACGACACCACACCGCCTTGCCGCCTACGATGGGGGCATGAATCAAGCACTTTCTCCCCAAACACCCACCCACAATCTTCGCCCGGCCCGCATTCACGCGCTGAAAGCAGGCACTTGGCAGAGCTTGGGTGGCGCTGTTTCCCTTTCCCTTTTTGACCTGGCTCATATCGCTGAGTCTTATAATCCCGCTTTACACGAAGCTCCTGTCGTGATTGGCCACCCGGCAACGGATGACCCTGCTTTTGGCTGGGTGCGTTCAGTTGATTTGCAATCAGATGGCTTGTGGCTGAATACGGAGCTGCTGCCTGAGATGGCAGATCTCGTCAAGCGGAGTTTGTACAAAAAGGTATCTGTATCGCTGTATCCACCTGATGCTCCTGCCAATCCTGTGCCCGGTGGTTATTCCATCAAGCACTTGGGTTTTCTGGGAGCACAGCCGCCAGCGGTCAAAGGGCTTCAGGGAGTGGTGCTCAATAGCGAGTCTGATCAGACGATTATCATCGAATTCGAGGAGGCCCGTATGGGTGACGAAAACAAAGACCCTGCCTTGGCGCTGGCTGAAAAGCAAGCGAGCTTAGCACAAGAACAGCAGGTACTGACTCAGAAAAAAACTGAGATCGACCTGGCTGAACAAAATTTGACCAAGCGCGAACGCGACCTGCGTCAAAAAGAATGGGGCATCCAGCTCGATTCTCATATCCAGGCTGGGCGCTTGCTGCCCAAAGACAAGGCTCAAGTCTTGGCTTTTATGGAAGGTCTTCATGGCCAAAATGTGGATCTCGGCGAAGGTGAAAAACCCATGCTGGATTCATTCAAGGAATTTTTGGCGGCCCTGCCTGCCCAGGTCAATCTGAGCGAAGTCGCCCCCGCAGACAAGGCGGCCACGCCCCCTGTCGCTGTTAACTTCGCAGCCCCTGCCGGTTATGAAGTCGACGCCCAAAGCTTGGCTCTTCATCAGAAAGCCAAGGAATGGATGTCTAAAAACCCAGGCAAACTCTATACCGAAGCCATTCGCGCTATTGAAGGAGGTGCTGCCTAAATGTCAGCCCAATACCGTTCTGTTCTCACTCTATCTTTGGTTGCTGTGGCTGCCCTGACAGCCAATCGTTTTGTTTCCCCTACCCGTGGCCTGCCTTCGGATGGGGGGAATACCTTGGGCGTGGCTTTGACCGATGCCGCCATTGGTCAAACAGCCCCAGTCGTTACGCTGGGCACAGCGCCCGCTGAAGCTTCTGCTGCAATTGCCGAAGGGGCCTTGGTCGAGGTGGGTGCCGATGGCCGCATTGAAACCCTTGATGCTGGCGTTGCTGTGGGTCGGGCACTGCAAGAGGCAACTGGTGCAGGCCATGTCATTGAAGTCATGCTGATCCCCAATTAATCCCCAGAACACAAGGAGAAAAACCCCATGTCCCAGATGAATCCTTCACAGGCCCGTGTCATCGATCCCGTTTTGACAGAAGTGGCCCGTGGTTACAAGCACCCTGAGCGGGTGGGTATGAAGTTGTTTCCCGAAGTGCCTGTGGGCCAGCGCGGTGGGAAAATTATTCAGTTTGGAAAAGATTCTTTCAAGCTGTACCAGACAGGCAGAGCCCCCGGTGGCAATGTGGCTGTCGTGGATTATGGCTATTCAGGGTCCAGTTACTCGCTCGAACAGCACGCCATTTCTGGTAAGGTGCCCATCGAGCTGCTCGAAGAAGCCAAAGCCGTTCCAGGTATTGACCTGAGCAAAGGCGCTGTCCAACAGGCCCAGGATATTATCTCCTTGCGCCTGGAGTACCAGCAGGCCACCATTGCCAGAACAGCGGGCACCTACGCATCAGGTAACAAGGTGACTCTTTCTGGTTCCTCTCAATGGAGCCATGCCGATTCTAACCCCTCTGCAGACATTGAAACAGCCCGTGAGGCAATTCGCGCCAAAACTGGGTTTTATCCCAATATCACACTGCTTTCACCCAAGGCTTTTTCAGCATTAAAAGTCCACACCCGTATTCTCGACCGGATGAAATACACAGGTCGGGATTCGCTCACAACAGACATGCTGGCCAAACTCTGGGACATTGACGAAGTTGTGGTTGGCAAAGGTGTTACGGCATCGGATGCAGGCGTGTTCTCAGATATCTGGGGCAAAGATGTCATCTTGGCCTATGTCGCCACCGGAAACCTGGCATCCATGGGCACCCCCAGCTATGGCTATACCTACCGCTTGCGCAATTACCCGATTGCCGAGCAAGGTTATTACGCAGCTGGCAGCCGTTCATGGTTCTATCCCGTGATTGATGAAGTTTCGCCCGTGATTGCAGGGGCTGAAGCGGGCTATCTGATCACCAACGCGGTGGCCTAAGCCGATGAAAGTCAAAGTAATCATTGATTCTCTCAAGCACGACGGCGAGATGGTTGTCAAGGGCGACGTGCTTGATCTACCCAAAGCCCAGGCCCAGGCTCTGCTGGACAGCGGTGCTGCCCTCGAAGTGGATTTAAACGGCGTTAAAACGCCCATTAAAACCGCCAAAAAGACGGAAGCTGACAAATGAGCTACGCCACGCCCGAAGATCTGATTGCTGCTTCCCCTGCCCATCTGGTTGCCGATCTCACTGGCACTACTGAGCCGGATGAAGTGGCCATTGCTCGGGCGTTGGCAGATGCCAGTGCTGAAATTGACAGCTACCTGGCAGCCAGGTATTTTCTCCCACTTGGGACCGTACCAGAGAATCTGCGCCGCGTCAGCATTGACATCGCTCTCTATCGCCTGATGAACCTTCGGGCCTTGGGGGATATCGAAGATGCCCGCAAACGCTACGAAGATGCAGTGAAATACCTGATGGCTGTGGCCGATGGCAAGATCAGCTTGGGCCTGCCCACCGCTGATTCAGGAGCCGCCGCAGCCACAGGTATTGCCTACGTGGCCGCCCCTTCTGTCATGAGCAATTTGGGGTATTGAAGCAATGACCTGGGAGATGGAGATTGAGACCGCGATTGTGGACCGGCTGAAAATTGCCTTGGCCCCTCTGCCGGTCGAAGCGCTCCCAGACAAACCCTGGAATTTCACCCATCCCAGAGGGGCTGCTTTGGTGGTTTTTACTGGAGCAGATCCCGCCGAGGGGGTGGATCTTTACACCTCGGCCCAGCCCGTGACTTTGAGTTATGAGGTGGTTTTGCTCTCGCGCTCATTGCGGGACAACGCCGGACTATACCCGATGCTCGAAGCTGCCCGCAAAGCCCTGCTGGGTTGGCGGCCCGAAGATTCCGGCCTCACCCCCTTTCGCATGGGCCGGGTCACGAATCAAGGGTACGAAGACAGCGCCTGGCGCATGAGCCTGATACTCACTACCCAAGCCATGTGGGTGGATGATGCAGAGCCCACTATCGGGCCGCTACTTAAGGAATTAACTTTTGAGGAGATTTAACTGATGGCAAGCTACACCTATTCCGGCCCGCCCTCTGGAACCACTTTAAACGATGGGCGCGAAGTGCTGTTTTATGATGGCAAGACCTACGACCTGCCTGCTGAAAACGAGTACGTTTTATCTTTGGTTGCTCAAAAGCGCCTGGCACCCACCAAAGCCACCCCCAACCAAGTCAAAGCCCCCTCCAACCAAGTCAAAGCCCCCAAAGAGAAGGAGAAAGTCTGATGGCTGTAAATTACCTGCATGGTGTAGAAACCATCGAAAACGACAAAGGCCCCCGCCCGATTCGCACAGTCAAAACAGCTGTGGTGGGCCTGATTGGCACTGCCCCCATGGGTGCAATCAACGAGCCGATTGTCATCAACAGCGACCGCGATGTGGCCCAATTTGGCCCCATGACCCCCGGCTTTACCATCCCCCAGGCCTTGGACGCCATCTTTGATCAAGGGGCGGGCACGGTGATTGTGATCAACGTCTTGGACCCCGATACCCACAAAACAGCAGTGGCAGACGAAGCCGTTACCTTCAGTACCACCACAAACAAAGTCAAACTGGACAATCCCCATGTGGCTAATCTGGTGCTGAAAAACAATGCCGGTGATGTGACCTATGTGCTCAACACCGATTACAAAGTGAATCTCGTCACTGGCGAGCTTGAGCGCGTGGTCGGCGGGGCCATTGCCAGCGGTGGGGCAGCCAAAGCCAGCTATGATTATGCCGATCCCACTGAAGTGGTTGCAGCGGATATTATCGGGGAAGTGACTGTGGGCGGCCTGCGCACGGGAATCAAGGCCCTCGAAGACACATATAACCTCTTTGGATTCTTTGCCAAGATCCTGATTTCACCTGTCTTCTGCACCCAAAACAGCGTTGCCGCAGAGATGATCAGCATGGCTGTCAAACTGCGTGCTTTTGCCTTGATTGATGCACCGATTGGCACCACCCCGGCCCAGGCCATCACCGGACGCGGCCCCAGTGGTTCGATCAACTTCAATACCAGCTCTGAGCGGGCAATTCTCTGCTATCCCCATCTCAAGGTCTACGACCCTGTACTGGATGAAAACCGCCTGGAGCCCTTTAGCCAGCGCTTGGCTGGGGTGATGTGTCGCCGCGATGTGGACAACGGTTATTGGTGGTCGCCCTCCAATATGGAAATCTTGGGTATTGTCGGAGCCGAACGCTCCATTTCTGCACGGGTCAACGATCCCAATACCGAAGCCAACCAGCTCAACGAAGCGGGCATCATGACCATTTTCAACAGCTTTGGCACGGGTCTGCGCACCTGGGGCAACCGCAGCGCCGCTTTCCCCAGCAATACCAGCCCCAAGAATTTCATCTCTGTGCGCCGCACTGCTGATGTGCTGCATGAATCGGTTGAATTTGCCATGCTGCAATTCATCGACTATCCCATTGATGATGTCTTAATTGACGCCATTTTGCAGAGTGCCAATGCCTTTGTTCGCACCCTGATTGGCCGTGGGGCTATTATCGACGGCCTGGTTACATACGACCCGGCCAAGAACCCGCCCACGGAAATTGCTGCCGGGCACCTCACTTTTGACGTGACATTTGTCCCACCGACCCCGGCTGAGCGTATCACGTTTGAATCTTTTATCGACATCAACCTGCTGGCTGGCCTCGGGGCCGCCGCTTAATACTAAAGGAGAAAACCCCCCGTGGCTAAAATCGAAATTAACCGCCTGGTCAATGCCAATTGTTTCTTTGATGGGAACAATCTGCTGGGGCGCGTCGAAGAAATCACCCTGCCTGAAATCAAGATGAAAATGGCCGAACACAAGGCCTTGGGAATGGTGGGCTCTATCGAAGCCTTCTCAGGTTTTGAAAAGCTCGAAGGCAAGATCAAGTGGTCCAGCCTCTATCCCGATGTCATGAAAAAAACGGCCAATCCCTTCAAGGCAGCACAGGTTCAGGTTCGGGGTTCTTTGGAATCCTGGACCGGCCAAGGCCGCACAGCTCAGGCCAAAGTGGTCATTACCTTGACCCTGACCTTTAAGAAATTCCCCGGTGGCAATTTCAAGCCCCAGGACAATGTCGAGATGGAGACCGATTACGCCTGCACCTACATGAAGCAGACCGTGAACGGTGAAGACATTGTGGAAATTGATGTGCTCGAAAACATCTACAAAGTGGGTGGCGTGGATATGCTCACGCAATACCGCTCGAATATTGGGGGTTAGACTAAACCATGGAACCTACAACCCAAACCACTGAATCCCAGGAAGCCAAGCCCACCCAAATTGAAGTGCCCCTGTCTGATGGCCGCACTGCGATTGTGCGCAAAGGCAAAGGAAAACAGCTCAGAAACGCGATGCGAATCACCGATGACCCCAATGAGTTTGGCATGATTCTGGCTGCCGACTGTACGACTATCAACGGCGAATCCCTGAGCTACGAAGACGAGTTTTTGGAGATGGATCTTGAAGACTGTAATGCCCTGATCCAGGCTTCCAACAAACTCATGGGAAAGTAGCAATTCCCTCCCCTCAACAACTCATTCACCTCAGCCATGTCACTGGGGCCAGCCCATCTGAAATAGATGCAATGGATATCGACGACCTGGCGTGGTGGTGTGACGAGTCAATCAAGTACTGGAACTTTATCAACACCCCCAAGGAGGATTAATCCATGTCTGACATGCTTTTGGCCATGTTGTTAACTCTCAAAGACATGGCCAGTGGTCCTTTGGGGCAGTTTCAGGGCAATGTGAAAAAGCTGAGTCATGACTTGATGGCCACAGGTGTTGTTTCAAGAGCAATGGGGCAAGGGATTCTCAATGGCTTAAAAGCGCCTATTGCGGCTTTTGCTGAAGCTGAAGACGCGGCAACCCGCCTGCGAGTTTCGATGATGGACTCCAAAGGCATCTCAAAAGGCTTTGAGCAGGTCAACAAACTGGCCACAGATCTGGGCAATAAATTGCCAGGCACGACCGCAGATTTCCAAGAAATGATGACAGCTCTGAATCAGCAGGGGGTGTCTGCTCAATCCATTCTTGGCGGGGTTGGCAAGTCAGCCGCTTATCTGGGTGTTCAGTTAAAAATGCCTTATAGAGACGCTGCTATCTTTGCCGCCAAAGTAGGTGAGGCGGCTGGGGTGGCAGCCAAAGACATGGAAAAGTTTATGGATACCATTCAGCGCACAGCCAATCTGGGTGTTGAAACCACAGAGATGCAGTATGCCTTTGGCCGTTCTGCTGGTGCATTGAAAAATGTAGGTATGCAGGGCTTGGAGTCAGCAAAATCTCTCAGTGTCATGTATGCCCAGTTGATCAAAACAGGTCTATCCGGTGAAACGGTAGGCACGAACTTTGCAGGCATGTTGGAAAACCTCAAAAAGTACCAGTACCAGATTGGCGACAAAGCAACCACGGCCCACCAGAGTCTTAAAAAACTGGGCATTGAGATGCAGTTTTTTGATAAACAGGGCAAAATGAACGGCCCGCGTGAAATGATTGCTCAGCTTGAAAAGCTCAAGAAATTGACTCCTGAGCAGCGCGCAAAAGCAATGGATGGCATTTTTGGTGGAGGCCAAGACTCTCAAATGGTTAATACGCTTGTTGCTGGAGGCGTAAAAGCCTATGACGAAATGGCTAGAAAAGCAAAAGCACAAGCCGATCTGAACGCCAAAGTTGAAGCTCAACTGCGAACCCTCAAAAATATCTGGGATTCGGCCACAGGCACTTTTACCAATATGCTTGCCACACTGGGTGAATCCATTGCGCCTGAACTCAAAGCCATGGCAGATGGTTTGGGTAAAATTTCTGAAAAGCTCCAGGCTTTTGCCAAAGCCCATCCCATGCTCACCAAGATTGTGGTAGGCCTTACGGCCATCAGTGGCGTTGCTTTGCTGGTTGGTGGAACTGCATTGATGGGTTTAGGCGCGATCTCTTCAGGAGCCCCTTTAGCTGGGGCTGCTGTGACGATTCTTTCAACCAAGTTCTATGCCCTGATGAGTTCTGTTCTGAAAAGCAGTGCGGCCATGAAAGCCTGGAATGCGGTCACTGGAGCCAAACTTGTGGCTGGTGGAAATGCCTCAGTCGGGGGAACCTTTACAAGGATGGCCACTGGGATGAAAAATTATGCTTCTTCCGTAGCCATGGCTGCGAAAGGTGGAATTGTTGCCCTTCCTGGTTTGATTATGACCAAGGCCAGTGCAATGCGTGTGGCTACGGTCGCTGGAGCAAAATGGTCCGTGCAAATGCTGACAGCAAAGCATTCTGTCAGTGGTCTTGCCAGCGCTGGATGGGCACGCATATTGACAGGATTGCGGGCTGTTGCGGTCGGCTTTCGGGCCATGGGTCTTGCTGCGCTGGCAAACCCTGTGGGTATTGCCATTGCTGCCATTGCAGTTGGGGCGGTTCTTGTTTTCAAATATTGGAAACCGATCTCTGGTTTTTTTAAAGGTTTGTGGCATGGCCTGATGGTGGGCCTGAAGCCCCTTAAACCGGCCTTTGATGCTGCCTTTGCGGCTGTTGCCCCCATTATTCAGCCCATTGTGGGCGCTTTAAAGGGCGTTTGGAACTGGCTTAAAAGCCTATTGAGCCCCGTTGATGATGTTGGCAACCGGGGTCAAAAGATGGGGGTTCAAATGGGTTTGGCTATTGCTGGCATCATAAAAAAAGGGGCGGAGATGTTGACCTATTTTACCGGGTTGCCGGGCCAGCTTTTATCTATTGGCACAAATATGATGATGGGTCTGTTAAACGGCATTACAGCAGGCGCAGGACGGGTATTGGCTAAAATTGGTGAGATTGCCAATAGCATTAAAAGCAAATTTGCGGGAATCATGGGAATCCAATCTCCTTCTCGGGTTTTCATGGGCTTTGGTCAAAACTTGGGCGCTGGCCTGGAGCTGGGAATGGTGGCCAAGGCTGCTGGTATTGCTGGGGCTGCCAAGAAACTGGCGATTGCGGCCACGCCAAACATGCCCAAAGTGGCTGCCCCGAACCTTGCTTTGGCATCTGCCAGGGGTGGCGCTGGAGGTGGCAATCAGATTACCTTTGCGCCCACGATTCAGCTTATGGCTGGGCCTGGTCTGTCTTCTGAGCAGCAGATGCAGCAAGCGGTGCGGGATCTCTATCCAGAATTCAAGCGCCTGATGGACCGCTATAGCCACGATAAGAAACGAGCCAACGCATGACCACTTGGGCCACGCTTGGGGAGACTGAAATTGAGGTCTTGTCCGGGCCTTCTGCCTTTGGGGTGAAATATGCCTCGAACTTTGCAGACATTCCCCTGATTGGCCGCAAAAGTGCATTGCAGCACACGGGTTTTGCGCCTGATGAAATCTCCTGGGCTGTTCGCTTGAATGCAGTTTGGAGCAATCCAGCGGATGAACTGCGCAAGCTCAAAGAGCACATGGATAAACACAATACGCTGTCCTTGGTGATGGGAACCGGGGAATACCGGGGCGTCTTTGTCATCAAAGATTTGGATGTGGCCTTGCAGCACACCGATCCCGAGGGAAATATTCTCGACATGGAGCTGAACATGTCTTTGCAGGAGTATACGGGAGACCCGGCCAAGCCCAATCCCCCCGGCGTGATTAAAGACACCTTGCCGATTGGGGCCATTGCCAATCCCACGGTTTTGCTGACAGAGCCCCCTGGTGGATTTCTTGAGACGCTGGATGCAGCCATGGCCACGATTGAGACCATTGGCGAGGCTTCGGCCCGCGTGAATGACATTGTGGCCAGTGCTCAGAACGGGGATATTTTGGGCGCGGTCAGCTTGGCTGGGGCCTATTCCCCTGAGCTGTTTGAAATGGCACAGATGTTGCCCATTGAAGACTTTCAGCAAATCGAAGAGATTGCAGTCATTGCCCAAGACGCTGGTGAAGTGGCCTCTGGCCTGAGTGCCGCCCAAACGGAAATCAACACAGCGGCCTTGATGCTGGAGCAGTCCACCGATCTGGGCGGGTTAAGCGCAGCAGCGGGCCACATGTCTGGAGCTGTGGGCATGTCAGCAGGAACCCAACCCGCTTTGGAACGCTTGCAGGCCTGGGGTGAAGTGGGCAGTCGTTTGGGAGGCCCCAATTGACACAATACCTGGAGCATATCACCACCGAAGGGGAGCGCTGGGACAGCATTGCCTGGAAGTATTATGGCGATGTCACGCAAATGGGTCTCCTGATTGAAACCAATCCCCAGGCCCCGATCAAACCCACCTTGCCAGCTGGCATGAAGCTCTTGATTCCCCTGATCGAGCAGCCCAAAGAAGTGCAGGGCCTGCCACCGTGGAAGTAAAGCAGGCAGTTCAACCGGCGTTTAAGCTCTTTTACAATGGCAAAGATGTCAGCAAAGATCTGGCCCCTTACGTCACCGAAATCACGTACACAGACAAGCTGACAGGCCAATCTGACGAGCTAGATATTTCCGTGATGGACCCCGATGGCCGCTGGCTGGATGCCTGGTACCCAGAAAAAGGGGCCGAAGTCCAATTGGAATATGGCTATGCCCACAAAGCCTTGGTCAAGGCCGGGGCCTTTGAAGTTGATGAAATTGAGATCGAAGGGCCCCCCGCTGCTGTGCGTATTCGCGCACTCTCAGCAGGCCTGAGCCGTCAGGCCCGCACCCGGATTGGCAAGGCGTATGAAAAAACCACCCTCAAAGGGATCGTCGATAAGGTTGCCAAGCGGCTCAAAGCCAAGGTCAGTGGGCAGATTGCAGATATTCAGATTCCCAAGGCCACCCAGTATGGCGAGACCGATTGGGTCTTTCTGATACGTTTGTGCCGTGAGTATGGGTATGAAGTTAAGCTGACAAATAACAACCAAACTTTGGTGGTCGCCAAGCTCAAAGACCTTGCCACTCAAAAGGCCATCCGGGTAATCACACCTGCAG
This genomic stretch from bacterium (Candidatus Blackallbacteria) CG13_big_fil_rev_8_21_14_2_50_49_14 harbors:
- a CDS encoding phage major tail tube protein, which gives rise to MAKIEINRLVNANCFFDGNNLLGRVEEITLPEIKMKMAEHKALGMVGSIEAFSGFEKLEGKIKWSSLYPDVMKKTANPFKAAQVQVRGSLESWTGQGRTAQAKVVITLTLTFKKFPGGNFKPQDNVEMETDYACTYMKQTVNGEDIVEIDVLENIYKVGGVDMLTQYRSNIGG
- a CDS encoding phage tail protein yields the protein MAVNYLHGVETIENDKGPRPIRTVKTAVVGLIGTAPMGAINEPIVINSDRDVAQFGPMTPGFTIPQALDAIFDQGAGTVIVINVLDPDTHKTAVADEAVTFSTTTNKVKLDNPHVANLVLKNNAGDVTYVLNTDYKVNLVTGELERVVGGAIASGGAAKASYDYADPTEVVAADIIGEVTVGGLRTGIKALEDTYNLFGFFAKILISPVFCTQNSVAAEMISMAVKLRAFALIDAPIGTTPAQAITGRGPSGSINFNTSSERAILCYPHLKVYDPVLDENRLEPFSQRLAGVMCRRDVDNGYWWSPSNMEILGIVGAERSISARVNDPNTEANQLNEAGIMTIFNSFGTGLRTWGNRSAAFPSNTSPKNFISVRRTADVLHESVEFAMLQFIDYPIDDVLIDAILQSANAFVRTLIGRGAIIDGLVTYDPAKNPPTEIAAGHLTFDVTFVPPTPAERITFESFIDINLLAGLGAAA
- a CDS encoding DUF2190 domain-containing protein produces the protein MVAVAALTANRFVSPTRGLPSDGGNTLGVALTDAAIGQTAPVVTLGTAPAEASAAIAEGALVEVGADGRIETLDAGVAVGRALQEATGAGHVIEVMLIPN
- a CDS encoding DUF1320 domain-containing protein, giving the protein MSYATPEDLIAASPAHLVADLTGTTEPDEVAIARALADASAEIDSYLAARYFLPLGTVPENLRRVSIDIALYRLMNLRALGDIEDARKRYEDAVKYLMAVADGKISLGLPTADSGAAAATGIAYVAAPSVMSNLGY
- a CDS encoding phage tail tape measure protein; this encodes MSDMLLAMLLTLKDMASGPLGQFQGNVKKLSHDLMATGVVSRAMGQGILNGLKAPIAAFAEAEDAATRLRVSMMDSKGISKGFEQVNKLATDLGNKLPGTTADFQEMMTALNQQGVSAQSILGGVGKSAAYLGVQLKMPYRDAAIFAAKVGEAAGVAAKDMEKFMDTIQRTANLGVETTEMQYAFGRSAGALKNVGMQGLESAKSLSVMYAQLIKTGLSGETVGTNFAGMLENLKKYQYQIGDKATTAHQSLKKLGIEMQFFDKQGKMNGPREMIAQLEKLKKLTPEQRAKAMDGIFGGGQDSQMVNTLVAGGVKAYDEMARKAKAQADLNAKVEAQLRTLKNIWDSATGTFTNMLATLGESIAPELKAMADGLGKISEKLQAFAKAHPMLTKIVVGLTAISGVALLVGGTALMGLGAISSGAPLAGAAVTILSTKFYALMSSVLKSSAAMKAWNAVTGAKLVAGGNASVGGTFTRMATGMKNYASSVAMAAKGGIVALPGLIMTKASAMRVATVAGAKWSVQMLTAKHSVSGLASAGWARILTGLRAVAVGFRAMGLAALANPVGIAIAAIAVGAVLVFKYWKPISGFFKGLWHGLMVGLKPLKPAFDAAFAAVAPIIQPIVGALKGVWNWLKSLLSPVDDVGNRGQKMGVQMGLAIAGIIKKGAEMLTYFTGLPGQLLSIGTNMMMGLLNGITAGAGRVLAKIGEIANSIKSKFAGIMGIQSPSRVFMGFGQNLGAGLELGMVAKAAGIAGAAKKLAIAATPNMPKVAAPNLALASARGGAGGGNQITFAPTIQLMAGPGLSSEQQMQQAVRDLYPEFKRLMDRYSHDKKRANA